A single genomic interval of Oreochromis aureus strain Israel breed Guangdong linkage group 12, ZZ_aureus, whole genome shotgun sequence harbors:
- the LOC116328631 gene encoding prostate stem cell antigen-like: MQILRLSEQNSGSFAKKEKLSHIVFPCKTDYQTEFMMQLYRALILCVTLSAVCGLRCYTCTAADPKSCIDRKSCTVIFNRCFSLRVDGYNLVTKGCQTSALCIGSMACCEGDLCNSAIPTGPSAFLLLVSSAILKFLF, from the exons ATGCAAATTCTCAGATTGTCAGAACAAAACAGTGGAAGTTTCGCTAAGAAAGAAAAGCTTAGCCACATCGTTTTCCCCTGTAAGACTGATTATCAAACTGAGTTCATGATGCAGCTTTATCGAGCTCTGATCCTGTGTGTGACTCTGTCTGCAG TATGTGGATTACGATGCTACACATGCACAGCCGCTGATCCTAAATCCTGCATAGACCGCAAATCTTGCACCGTCATCTTCAACCGTTGTTTCTCTCTCAGAGTAGACG GTTATAACTTGGTTACAAAGGGCTGCCAAACCAGTGCATTATGCATTGGGTCTATGGCTTGCTGTGAAGGGGACCTGTGTAACAGCGCTATTCCAACTGGTCCCAGTGCTTTCCTGCTGTTGGTATCTTCAGCCATCCTCAAGTTTCTTTTCTGA